The sequence CCGTCATGCTGGAAACGGTAAGACCTGACCTGCGGGAGCAGCCAAAGACACACGCCATTCCGTCCTGCCAACCCCCGTTCAGAGCAGCCGCCCGGAGGCCCCCAAATGCCGTCCTGGTCACACTTCCGGCCACGACAGACCTTAACCCAGCGTCAGCCAGGCGGCGGTGTTCTCACCCCCTCTCATGCCAGACTGCGGGCGTGAAAAAAGCCTTTTTCCTCTCCCTGACCGCTGCGCTGGCCCTGCTTCCCCAGGCCGGCGCCCAGTCTGCCGGCGACGTGCTGTACAAAGTAGACCAGATGCAGAAAAGTGCCCGCGACCTCTCGTTCCGGCTCTCGGGGCGCCTGGTGCTGGAAGGGGCGAATCAGAACATGGACGTGTTCGTCAAGACCATTCCGAGCAAGGACGTGGTCCGCATGGAATTCCGCCAGCCGCAGAGCCTCAGCGGCGACGTGATCGTCTCTGACCGCCGTGAAGTGCGGCAGTACTGGAGCATGTCCAACCAGATTACCGTGACCCCCCTGAGCCGCGCCGGCGCCCGCTCGGGCCTGGGGCTGGACTTTACCCAGCTGGGCAGCGCCGCCAACCTGAGCAGCAACTACAACGTGCGGCTGCTGGGCACCAGCAATGCCGGCGGCGGCCGCCTGTTCAAGCTGGCCGCCACCCCCAAGGGCAACGCCCAGGCCGGCACCGCGCACGTGTGGGTCACCGACCGGGGCTGGCGCCCCACCCGCATCCAGATGTACCAGCCGGGCGGTCAGCTGGCCGTGGACCTGAACGTAAGCGGCTTCAAGACCAATGCCGGCATCACCGAGGCCCAGCTGCGTGCCCTGCCACGCGGCGCACGTGTGGTGCAGCAGTAATTCCCGACTCGCCTGTTGCCAAGCCGTTCCCAGCGGCGCCGGCGACCCCACCTAGAAAAGCTCCCTGTCTGCGGGGAGCTTTTTTCGTGCCTTGCCCAGGCGCAGGCAGGGCTGTCCCAGCCGGCGGCGCTGCCCGCCTCAACCCTGCACCGCAAAGACGTTAAGCTCTAAACCGTGATTGACCGCTACCTCACGCCCGAAATGAAAACCCTCTGGTCGGAAGCCAACCGTTACCGCGCCTGGCTGAAAGTGGAGCTGAGCGCCATGCAGGCGCAGGCGCAGACCGGCGAGGTGCCGCAAAGCGCTTACGACGTGCTGCTTGCCAAGTCGGAAAGTGATCCCCTCGACGAGGCGTTTGCCCAGAAGGTGGCCGAAATTGAGGCCGTGACCCGCCACGACATCGTGGCCTTTACGCGGGCGCTGACAGACCGCTACGGCGAGGAAGCCCGTTTCATTCACCACGGCCTGACCTCCACCGACGTGGTGGACACGGCGCAGAACCTGCTGCTGGACGAGGCGCTGGGCATCATCATCGCGGACACGCAGCGGATGCGCGACGTGTGCCGCGAGCAGGCCGTGCGCTACAAGCACACCCCCACGGTAGGCCGCACCCACGGCATCCACGCCGAGCCGATGACCTTCGGCCTCAAGTTCCTGAACTGGATGTCGGCGCTGGACCGCGACCTGGAGCGCCTGGCTGCCGCCCGTGAGCGCGTGCAGGTGGTGATGCTGAGCGGCAGTGTGGGCACCTTTGCCCATGTCAGCCCCGAAATTGAGCAAAAGGTAGCGGAAGCCTGGGGCTGGCAGCCCGCCCGCGTCACCAACCAGACGCTGGCCCGTGACCGCCACGCCGAGCTGATGACCACCCTGGCGATTCTGGGCACCACCATCGAGAAAATCGCGGTGGAAATCCGCCACCTTCAGCGCTCCGAAGTGCGAGAAGCAATGGAACCTTTCGGCAAGGGGCAGACGGGCAGTTCCTCCATGCCGCACAAGAAAAACCCCATCCTGACCGAGAATGTCACGGGTCTGGCCCGCTTGCTGCGCGGTAACGCCATGACTGCGCTGGAAAACGTGGCGCTGTGGCACGAGCGCGACATCAGCCATTCCAGCGCTGAGCGCATCATCCTGCCCGATTCCACCGCTGCCGCCAGCTACGCTCTGCGCCGCCTGACGGGCGTGCTGGAAAATCTGGTGGTCTTCCCCGAGCGCATGCTGAAGAACCTGAACGACCTCGGCGGTCTGGTATTCAGCCAGCGCGTGCTGCACGCACTGATTGACGAAAAAGGGATGCTGCGTGAAGACGCTTACGGCATCGTGCAGCGTAATGCCCTGAAGTCCTGGGAAACGGGCGAGGGTTTGCGCGACCTGCTGGCCACCGACCCCGAAAACCCCCTGAGCAGCGAGGACCTGGATGCCGCGTTCGACCTGCAGTGGTATCTGCGCCACGTGGACGACATCTACGCCCGCTTCGGGCTGTAACGGCCGGGGGCCAGGGGCACAGAGCATGGAAGCAGCGGAGGGCTACACTGAGGCGCTCTGCCCCCGTGCTCTGTGTCAGGAAGACGCTCTCTAGAGCCAGAGTCCGCGCAGCCAAGCAAGTAGGTAGGAAGGAAGCCTGATGACCCAAACTGACACCACCAAGCAACTGTTCATTACCACCGCCATCGATTACGCCAACGGCGTGCCGCACATCGGCCACGTCTTCGAGAAAATCCTGGCCGACGCCATCGCCCGTTACCAGCGCCTGTCGGGCCGTCCCACGCACCTGCTGCTCGGCACCGACGAGCACGGCGAAAAGATTCTCAAGGCCGCCGCCGCCCAGGGCATCACCGCGCAGGAACTGGTAGACGACCTCTCGCAGCGGGCGTTTCGGGGCCTGTGGGAGCGTCTGGGAATCAGCCTGGACCAGTTCGTACGCACCACAGACGCGCAGCACCAGCAGTTCGTGCAGGACATCCTGCAGCGGGTGTACGACGCCGGCGACATCTACTTCGCCGAATATGAGGGCCTGTACTCGGTGGGCAGTGAACGCTACGTGACCGAGAAAGAACTGGTAGAAGGCCCCGACGGCATAAAGCGCGTGCCCGGCGACAAAGAGCCGCCCGAGCTGCGCCGCGAAGCCAACTACTTTTTCAAGATGGAAAAGTACCAGCCCTGGCTGCGCGAGTACCTGGAAGCGCACCCGGACCTGATTCAGCCGGCCGGCTTCCGCAACGAAGTGCTGGAAATGCTGAAAGAACCGCTGGGCGACCTGAGCATTTCGCGGCCCAAAGAGCGGATTCCCTGGGGCGTGCCGATTCCCTGGGACCCGGAGCATGTCACCTACGTGTGGTTCGACGCCCTGCTGGCTTATCTCTCGGGGCCGGTGGGCAAGGGACAGCCGGAAAACGTGACCGGGCAGACCTGGCATGTCATCGGCAAGGACATTCTCAAGCCGCACGCCATTTTCTGGCCCACCATGCTCAAGTCGGCCGGGCTGCCGGTGTATGACCGCTTGGTGGTCCACAGTCACATCCTGGCCGAGGACGGCCGCAAGATGGGCAAGTCCCTGGGCAACGCCATCGACCCCGAACAGCTGGTGCAGGACTTCCCCCTGGACGCCATCCGTTACGCCCTGCTGCGCGAGGCCAGCATGGGCAGCGACACTCCTTTTGGAGAGACCATCCTGGTAGGCCGCCTGAACGGCGAACTGGCCAACGACCTGGGCAACCTGCTGGCCCGCAGCCTCAGCATGATTGAGAAGTACCGGGGCGGCTTGATTCCGGCAGCCGGCGAACTGGGCGTGCGCGAGCAGAAGATTGTGGCCGATGCCCAGAGCCTGCCAGGGCGGGTCATGGCGCTGGTGAACGATTTCAAGCTGAACATGGCGCTGGACGCCGCAATGGGCTTCGTGCGCGACCTGAACCGCTATATCGCGGAGAGCGAGCCCTGGAAGCTGGCGAAGGACGAGGCGCAGGCTGGGCAGCTGGATACCGTGCTGTACACCGTGGCCGAGGGCCTGCGGGTGGCGAGCGTGGCGCTGGAAGGGGCCATTCCCGGCAAAGCGCAGGAGCTGCGCCGTCAGCTGGGCCTGGGTGACCAGAGCTACACCCTGGAAGCCGCCTGGGGCCTGACCCCCGCTGGCACCCGCATTCAGTCGGGCGAGGTGCTGTTTCCCAAGCTGGAAGTGCCTGAGAAGAACACTGAGAAAAACACCGAGAAGAACGCCGAAAAGAGCAGCGAGCAGGGCGCGGCCCAGCCCCAGCAGAGCGCCGGCCAGAAACCCACCAAGTCACAGGGAGACAAGACCATGAGCGAAGCGGCCCAGGCCCAGAACACCCCCAGCACTCCCACCGAAGAGGCCCAGGAATTCATCACCATCGACGATTTCCTGAAGGTGGACCTGCGCCTGGCCGAAGTGCTGGCCTGCGAACCGCTGGAAAATGCCGACAAGCTGCTGAAGTTCACCCTCAAGGTAGGGGACGAGGAGCGCACCATCCTGAGCGGCATCCGCAAGTGGTTCCCTGAACCCGAGCAACTGGTGGGCAAGCGCGTGGTGATCGTGGCGAACCTGGCCCCCCGCAAGATGCGCGGCATCATGAGCCAGGGCATGATTCTCAGCGCCGAAGACGAGCACGGCGACCTGGACATGCTGACGGTAGAAAAGCCGTTGGCCGGTGGGTCGCAGGTGCGCTAAATCTACTGAAGACCTCTTGAGCCGCTGCCTGAAGGGTATCAAGCAGCGGCTTTTCTTACTTCTCTATCCGGAAACTGTTCACACGCTCCTGAACTTCGCGGTAGAACTCGGCCACATGCCAGCCGTCGCAGGCCGCGTGGTTGGCCCTGACCGACAGCGGCAGCCACAGCCGCCCGTCCCCCTCGCGGTACTGGCCTGCAGTGAAGACCGGCAGCAGGTAGTCTTCCTCGCCAGTAAAGGTCAGTTCAAAGGCCGTAAACCCCAGCCACGGCGCGATGGAGATGTTCACGGCGTGGGCAGGCGGCCTGCCCTTCGGGTAGAAGTCCGGCGAATCCGCATGGGCCTGCGCGTCGGCCCGGAAGCGGGTCTGGAAGTCTGCGTAAGAGTCGCCCAGCTCGGTCCACAGCACCGCAAACGTCTGGCTCTCAGGCCGGAACACCGTATAGGTCGGCAGAATCTGTTCCCAGTAGCCGGGCTGCCCCTCTTGAAGGGTCATTCTCAGCGCAGGCAGGGCGTTCACCGCCTGACAGATCACATAAATCAGGGCAGAGGCAAAAGGGACCGGGGCTGCCTTGAGCGCGGTCACGTCCACCTCCGCCGTCACATTGAAAGTGCAGGGATGGGCGCGGTAGTGCTGAAAGGTAGCGGCGCGGGGCCAGGTGGCCAGGTCAAGCGGCTGAACAACAGCCATGGGGGCAAGGTAGCTTGGGCCAAGAGCTGGTCGATACGCCACTTCGCCTAGGCGGCACGGCACGGGGGCGGCCTACCCGCGGGCTGCCCGAAATCAGCGCATGTAGCGCCGCCCCGAGTAGTTGCCGTACACCCCAATCCCGAACGCCACGCTGCGCACGCTGTCCATCACCGCCCGGTTGCCCCAGGCCAGCCCCGCCGAACTGCCGCCGTCGAGCAGCAGGGCATTTTGTGCGCCCAGCTGCCGCATCACTTTGGCCATCTCGCTGGGGGTCAACCGGGCCTGCGTGCTGACCAGAAACAGGTCGCGGTTGCCGCTCAGGCCCACGGCGGAGCGCGCCGCCCGCCCAAAGACCGCCGGGTCACGGAAGGCGGTGCCGTAGGTGCGGCGAATCTGCCCGCCAACTAGAATGCGCGGACCCGTCGCGATCACCGTTTCCATTCCGCGCCAGGCCTTGGGGCCAGGGCTGCCCGTGCCGCCGGTAATCACGGCCCGGTTGTCGGGCGTAATGGCCAGGGCGGCGGGAATCCGCCCCCAGCTGAGCAGCTGCCCGCTGCGGACCAGGTCCCCTGCCGGCGCGTAGGTCTGCGGATGAAAGTACGACCCGTTGATGACGGCATCGGCGCCGCTCTGGCGGGCCAGGGTGCTCACGCGGGCGCCCCGCCCGGACTGCGGCATCACCGGAGACACCAGCACACCGGGCCAGCGCAGGTCCACCCGGACCATCCGCACCGGAATCCCCAGCGGAGCGCGGGCGTGCAGCGACACGGGCGGCGCCACCGGGCGGGGAGGCTGCGGCACCGGAATCCGCTTGGGCACACGCAGGCGCTGACCCGCATACACCTGGCCCGAACGCAGATAGTTGGCCGCCAGCAGGTCGCCCGGCGTGGTGCGGTACTGCGCAGCCAGGGAACGCAGGTTCTGGCCCGGCTGCACCGTCACGTAGCCGTAGACCACCTTCACTGTCTGCCCTGCCGGGAGCGCTTGAGGCAGCGGCCGGACCGGCACCCGCAGGCGCTGCCCAGCGGCCAGGAAATCGCCGCCGAGCCCATTGGCCCGGCGCAGGTCGGCCACGCTGATACCGGTCCGGCGCGAAATGCCTGCCAGGGTGTCACCCCGGCGGACGGTGTAGGGGTGGGTAGGCACACCCTGGGCAGAGCCGGCACGGTCAGGCGCCCGCAGGCGCAGCTGCTGGCCTGCCCGGATGGTGTCGCCGCTCAGACCGTTGGCCGCACGCAACCCGGCCACGCTGACCCCGGTCCGCTGCGCGATGCTCCACAGGGTGTCCCCGGGCTGCACCGTCACGGTCTGGGCCTGGGCAGCCCCCAGCAGGGTCAGGGCCGCCAGCACGCGGGCAAAGACGCGGCGGTGCGGAGGGACAGGCCGCCGGTCAATCCGGTGCTGGTCAATCTGGAAGCGGTCAACTCGGTCCAGGACAGCTTGGTACAGGACAGCTCGGTACAGGGAAATTTGAAGTGCAGAAAGGAGCTTGGGCCGCATCGCTTCCCAGCATGGCCGGCCCTCATGAGAACTGGGGGCCTGGGCCCCGGCCGCCTCAGGCTCCGGCCGAATTGCCCGGCCACACCGCCACACGCCCAATCATGTACACGCAGCCGGCCAGAAACAGGGTGATGACCGGAAGCAGCTTCAGGCCAATATTGACCCCCAGGAATTCGCCGTTCCAGCGGTCCCGCGCCAAGGCTTCTACCGCCAGCAGGCTGAGGACCGTAAAGCCGGTGTACATCCAGTGTTCCAGGTCACGGGGTGGATCGACCGGCTGACAGTAGCGGGTCACTTGCTCCAGACCGGCCTGAGCTGCCGCGTCCTGGCACCACTGCGGCAAGGTTGCCAAATCCACCGGCACGGCGCTGGCGACCTTGCCGCCGCTCACGGCCAAGATGATGCCGGTCACCGCCGGCAGCAGCGTCAGCGCCCAGGTGAGCCGCAGCCAGCCCAGGAAGCCGGCCCCCACCTGTCCCTTGAACGCCGGCGCCAGGCTCCACACGAACAGCACCGCTGTCGCCAGTGCCAGTGGGGTGGGCGTCAGGGCCAGCAGCGGAAACACCGCCACCCAGGTGTCGGGCCATACGAAGTTGTGCAGCGCCTTCAGGAACTCAATCACTGAATGTCCTCATATCCCTTGAACTGTACTTCGGTGCCCACGGGTAGGAAAGTGCCGGGGCGCAGCGGCGGGTTGGGGGACACGTCGCCGCGTGGGCGGGGGCGCAGCAGCCGCAGCCGGGCAGGAATATCGGCAATCAGCACCTGGCCGTTCAGCAGCGTGACCCGCAGGCCCCGCAGCGAGGGCGCCTTGCAGGCGTCGCCCAGGTCGGTGATGCCGCCCGGCAGGCCCAGGTGATGCTCGGCGTAGCGGCCCACCACCTTAAGGGTCTGCCCGTCGGAGGTGAGCGTCAGCGGCAGGCCCAGGCCGCTCAGTTCGCCCAGCGGCGGCGACTTGGCGCGGCTGGATTCGGCCATCTGCAACCCCAGCAGCGTGCCGGGGCGCACCACGTCGCCGGGGCCCAGCAGGCGGGTGCCCTGCGAAACTTCCAGGTCCGCCGGCACCCGCAGCAGCCGCAAGCCGGCGCGGTGGCGCTCCATTCGTAGGCCGCTGAGGTGCGGCACGCCGGCCACCTGCCCCACATCGAACGCCCCGCTGCTAGGAGCGTTGACCGCGCCCATGCGCCCGTCGGTGCCGAACAGGCACAGGAAGCGGTCGTCCGAGTACTCCAGGCCCTCGATGCTGGGCACGTCCTGCTCAAAGGCCGGGGTGTAGGCCGCCGAAGGCCGGACCGGCTGGGCCTGCGACACGGTCACGTGGCGCACCCGCTCTTCCCCGCTGCTTGCCCGCGCCCGCTCGGCAATCAATGGCGCGGCGCTGGCCCGCTCACGCACCTGCCGGCGCTGCATGGCGCGCCATGCAGCCAGGGCGGCCCCCAGCAGGACCAGCGCCAGCAGCAGCGGCCAGGGGCTGAAGGTGCGGCGCTCCTGGGCGGTTTGCGGACCTGTTTCCACCTGCGGCGCCGAGCTGCCGGAAGGAGCAGGGGCAGGCGTGCCGGAGTCCGGAGCCGGCTGCACCACGCCGGGGCGGGTGTCGGCCACCGGCGGCACCTGTCCGGCCAGCGACCCGGCGGCGCCCGTCACGGTGGTCAGCGGCAGCGCCGCGCCGTCGGGGAACAGCCATTCCAACGGCACCGACTGGCCTTCTGCCAGGCCAGTGTTGGTCACGCGGACACCCACGTGGCGGCTGCCGCGCTCATGCAGCAGCTCGGCGCTGAGGCCCTCGGCCGGCGAGGTGTTGAAGCCTGAGCCAGCAATGTCCTTTTGCAGCACATCCCGGCTCAGGGCGTAGCGCAGCGTGACCGACTCGCCGGGGCGCAGGGTACGGTCAGCGCCAGGGTTCAGCCAGCGCAGGCCCTCAGTGCCGGCCAGGGCAAAGCGCAGCAGCGTGAGCTGCGGGCGGGTGACACCGCCGGGCTGGGCCTGGAACTCCCCGGCAGTCTGGGGGCCGGACGCCTGGGCGACGGCAGTCTGGGCGCCGGAAGCGCCCTCCGCCGCCTCCCCTGCCTGGAGCGGCTCGGCGCACAGCAGGCCGGCGGTGCCCTCAGGAATCTGGCCGAGCACCTGCAGCGGTACGCTGCCGCCGCGCACTTCCTTCCGTGCCAGCGACACCTGGCTCAGGCCCGGCAGCAGCGGCATGGACAGCTGCACCGGGGTGCCGTCGGGCAGGTTCAGGGCCAGCGCATCGGGCGAGCGCACCGTCTGGATGCGGCTGCCCAGCCCGGTCAGGTCCGGCAGCTGCCCCACTGGGTAGGTACGTGCTTCGGCGTAGCTGCTGCTCTGCACCGCCTGCAGGGCGTCGGCCGGAATCTGAGTGCCCAGCGCCAGGTAGTGGAAGCTGTCCAGCGGCCCGCGTGCTGTAAAGGCCGAAAGGCCCTGCGCCGCGCTGACTGCGCCGCTGGGGTCGTTGTCCACGCCGTCGGTCAGCACGAACACGTTGGTCAGCTGGTCCGAATCCGGCACCAGCGTGGGCAGCGCCTCTTTCAGCGAGCGGTAGAGGTACGTGTTGTTGCCGTCCGCCTGCAACGCTGCCATGTCCTTGTCGAAAGCGGCGCGGTCTGCCGGCAGGGCGTAACTGCGGCGTGAACGCAGGCCCCGGTCAAAGGTGAACAGCTCCAGCTGCTGCGGCTGGCGCTCGTCCACATAGCGCACGATGGCAGCCTTGACCCCGGCGAAGATATCGGCGCGGCCGTCGCCCAGGCCCACCATGCTGCCGCTGGTATCCAGCACGAACACGGCGCGGGTGCGGGTGGGCAGGGTGGCCGTATCGGCAGGCAGGGTGCAGGTCTGGGCCTGCGCGGCGGGGGCGGACGCAGCCACCTGCCCGGCGTCCCCGGCGGTTTGCCGGGCAGGCGCCGCACAACCTGCCAGCAGCAGCAGGCCCAGGCAAAACAGCGAAGAGGGTCGTGGCATGTCGCTCTCCATTGTGCCCCGAACCCGGCAACTATGAAAAGGGTCACGCTTGGACAGAAGCGCCGGCCAGCTCTGTTATGTTAATAACATATTCCAGCGGCATCATTTCGAAAATGGCAGGCCGCGTGCTAGAATAAACCCTGTTAGCAAGGGGCTCCTGGCAGCCCCAGTTTCCCACTTTTGTATTCGCCGAGCCTGTCCGCTGGGCCCGTCCCTGAGCGGCGGGCCGCAGCGAACCAGCCACCGGAGTCGGCCCCACGCAGGGCCGCTCCACAGGAGGAGTATGACCAACCCCAACAGCAACTACACCGCCGATTCCATCAGCATTCTCAAAGGTCTGGAAGCGGTGCGTAAGCGCCCCGGCATGTACGTGCAGGGCGGCACCGGCATTGACGGTTACCACCAGCTGCTGACCGAAATCATCGACAACGCCATCGACGAGGGCCTGGCCGGCTTCGCCAACGAAATCACCGTGACCATGCACGAGGACGGCAGCGCCACCGTGACCGACAACGGGCGCGGCATTCCCGTAGACATCATGAAGTCCGAAGGCCGCTCGGCCATCGAGGTCATCTTTACCGAGCTGCACGCGGGCGGTAAGTTCGGCCAGGGCGCTTACAAGGTCTCAGGCGGTCTGCACGGTGTGGGTTCCAGCGTGGTGAACGCGCTGAGCACCTACCTGGATGTGACCGTGAACAAGGGCGGGCAGCTGCACCACATCCGCTTCGAGAAGGGCGTGGTGACCACCCCGCTGGAAGTGCTGGGCAAGACGCCCAAGGACGTGACCTGGAGCACCAAGGTCAGCTTCCACCCCGACCCGGCTGTGTTCAGCGAGTTCGAGAACCTGTTCGACTACGACCGCATCCGCCGCCGCCTGCGCGAACTGGCCTACCTGACGGGCCTGAAAATCGTGCTGCGCGACGAGCGTGCCGTGCTGCACGCCGGCGAAGTGCGCGAGGAAACCTTCCATGAGCAGGGCGGCATCGCCAACTTCGCCGCCTCACTGGTGAGCGACAGTACCAAGCTGCTGTACGACCAGCCCATCGTGATGCGCGGCACCAGCAACGACGTGGAAGTGGAAGTGGCCTTTATCCATGCCAACACCTATTCCAGCGACAACATCCTTACCTACGCCAACATGATCCGCACCCGCGACGGCGGCACCCCGCTGACCGGCTTCAAGACGGCCTATACCCGCATCCTGAACAAGTACGCCAAGGACAAGAACCTGGTCAAGAGCGGCAACCCGGCTCCCAGCGGCGACGACCTGCTCGAAGGCATCTACTGCGTCATCAGCGTGAAGCTGGGCGACCCGCAGTTCGAGTCGCAGGCCAAGGTGAAGCTGCTGAACTCCGAAGCCCAGACCGCCGTGAACGCCATCGTGGGCGAGAAGTTCGCGGAGTTTCTGGAAGAAAATCCCAAAGTCGGCAAGACCATCGTGGAAAAAGCTGCCGAGGCCGCCCGCGCCCGCGAGGCCGCCCGCAAGGCCCGCGACATCGTGCGCCGCTCCAATCCCCTTGAAAACGACGATCTGCCCGGCAAGCTGGCCGACTGCTCCAGCCAGGACCCCAGCGAATCGGAGCTGTTTATCGTGGAAGGGAACTCGGCCGGTGGCAGTGCCAAGAGTGGCCGTGAGCGCCGCTTCCAGGCGATTCTGCCCCTGCGCGGCAAGATTCTGAACGTGGAGAAAGCCGAGCTGAACAAGAGCCTCAAGAATGCCGAGATTCGCAGCATGATTGCGGCCATCGGGGCCGGGGTGGACGGCAGCGGCGACCAGCTGCGCTTCGACGTGGAGCAGCTGCGCTACCACAAAATCATCATCATGACCGACGCCGACATGGACGGCGGCCACATCACCACGCTGCTGCTGACGTTCTTCTTCCGCTACATGAAGCCGGTGGTGGAGCAGGGCCACCTGTACATCGCCCAGCCGCCGCTGTACCGCATCACGGTAGGCCGCCAGAAGACCGGCGAATACCTGTACAACGACGACGAACTGCGCCAGCATGTGGCCCGCGCCAACAAGGAAGGCAAGAAGTTCGAAATTCAGCGCTTTAAGGGCCTGGGCGAGATGAACGCCGACCAGCTGTGGGAAACCACCATGAATCCCGAAACGCGGGTGCTCAAGCAAGTCGCGATTGAGGACCTGCTGGTCGCCAACGAGATTTTCGAGGACCTGATGGGCAGCGACGTTGCCCCGCGCAAGGTCTTCATTCAGGAGAACGCCCGCTTCGCGGAAATCACGGTTTGAGCGGGGTCTAAGGGTCTGAACGTCTAAAGGTCTAAGAGCCAAAGAGAAGGGAGCTTCCGCCTATGCAGCGCGGAAGCTCCCTTCTCTTGGTTAGTCTCGTTTACTTGCGGACAAAGGCCCAGGCAGCGGGCAACAGGACGGCGGCCAAGCCAATCTTGAGGGCGTCGCCCAGCAGGAAGGGGGTCAGGCCAGCATTCAGCAGGGTCTGGCCCTGCATGCCGCTCACAGCGCCCAGCCAGGTCAGGCCCAGCGCGTAGATGATGACGCTGGCGACCAGCATGGCGGCCGCCGCGCCCAGGGGCCTGCGGTCCAGAGCGAAACGCTCGACCAGGTAGCCCACGGCCGCAGCAGCGAAGGGGTAGCTCAGCAGGTAGCCGGCCGTAGGACCAGCGAACTTGGCGATGCCCGCCGAGCCACCCGCGAACACGGGCAGGCCAGCGGCGCCCATGGCCAGGTACAGCGCCAGCGCCGCAAACCCGCGCTTCCAGCCCAGCGCCGCGCCGATCAGGAGCACGCCCAGGGTCTGCAGGGTCACGGGAACGGGCTGCAGCGGAATCTCAGCCTGGGCAATCAGGCCCATCAGCAGGGCGCCGCCAGCAATCAGGAACAGGTCGCGCAGGGCAGAGGGAGCAGGGGCCAGGGTTCCGGCCAGGGTAGGGTGGGTCACTTGGGTCATGGGAAAACTCCTCCGGGAATTTTGGGCGGCGTACAGGACCAAGGCCCAAATATGCCGCTCACTTTTTGGAATGTCTCAGGATAGCCCAGCATGCCCGGTTAAGCCAATGCAGCAGCGAACTGAACCGAGTACCAAGGAAGGAGTGACCGTGAGCCAAGGAACCCGGAGCATCCAGGCCGAGAGCTTACCCAGCAGCCAGCCGGCCGACCAGTTCCACATCGCCGGCACCCACCGTGACCTCGCGGCCGTCCGGCAGGGCCACCAGCAGGCTGCCCTGCATGTCTATATCGCGGGCCACGCCTTCCATTTTCCCGTGCTCCGCCAGCTCGAAGCGCACCGGCCGACCCAGGGTCACGCTGGCAGCCCGCCAGGCTTGCAGCACCTCGGCGGTAGGCGCCCAGAGCCAGCGTTCCAATTCGGCCAACACGTCGGCCAGCAGGCCAGCGCGGGTGACGCCAGGCCGGTAGCGGTCCACCGTGCCGGCCCCTTCCGGCGCGTCGGTCACGTTGATACCGATGCCCAGCACAGCCTGCCGCGCTTCCTCACCG is a genomic window of Deinococcus proteolyticus MRP containing:
- a CDS encoding VWA domain-containing protein; translation: MPRPSSLFCLGLLLLAGCAAPARQTAGDAGQVAASAPAAQAQTCTLPADTATLPTRTRAVFVLDTSGSMVGLGDGRADIFAGVKAAIVRYVDERQPQQLELFTFDRGLRSRRSYALPADRAAFDKDMAALQADGNNTYLYRSLKEALPTLVPDSDQLTNVFVLTDGVDNDPSGAVSAAQGLSAFTARGPLDSFHYLALGTQIPADALQAVQSSSYAEARTYPVGQLPDLTGLGSRIQTVRSPDALALNLPDGTPVQLSMPLLPGLSQVSLARKEVRGGSVPLQVLGQIPEGTAGLLCAEPLQAGEAAEGASGAQTAVAQASGPQTAGEFQAQPGGVTRPQLTLLRFALAGTEGLRWLNPGADRTLRPGESVTLRYALSRDVLQKDIAGSGFNTSPAEGLSAELLHERGSRHVGVRVTNTGLAEGQSVPLEWLFPDGAALPLTTVTGAAGSLAGQVPPVADTRPGVVQPAPDSGTPAPAPSGSSAPQVETGPQTAQERRTFSPWPLLLALVLLGAALAAWRAMQRRQVRERASAAPLIAERARASSGEERVRHVTVSQAQPVRPSAAYTPAFEQDVPSIEGLEYSDDRFLCLFGTDGRMGAVNAPSSGAFDVGQVAGVPHLSGLRMERHRAGLRLLRVPADLEVSQGTRLLGPGDVVRPGTLLGLQMAESSRAKSPPLGELSGLGLPLTLTSDGQTLKVVGRYAEHHLGLPGGITDLGDACKAPSLRGLRVTLLNGQVLIADIPARLRLLRPRPRGDVSPNPPLRPGTFLPVGTEVQFKGYEDIQ
- a CDS encoding DNA topoisomerase subunit B; amino-acid sequence: MTNPNSNYTADSISILKGLEAVRKRPGMYVQGGTGIDGYHQLLTEIIDNAIDEGLAGFANEITVTMHEDGSATVTDNGRGIPVDIMKSEGRSAIEVIFTELHAGGKFGQGAYKVSGGLHGVGSSVVNALSTYLDVTVNKGGQLHHIRFEKGVVTTPLEVLGKTPKDVTWSTKVSFHPDPAVFSEFENLFDYDRIRRRLRELAYLTGLKIVLRDERAVLHAGEVREETFHEQGGIANFAASLVSDSTKLLYDQPIVMRGTSNDVEVEVAFIHANTYSSDNILTYANMIRTRDGGTPLTGFKTAYTRILNKYAKDKNLVKSGNPAPSGDDLLEGIYCVISVKLGDPQFESQAKVKLLNSEAQTAVNAIVGEKFAEFLEENPKVGKTIVEKAAEAARAREAARKARDIVRRSNPLENDDLPGKLADCSSQDPSESELFIVEGNSAGGSAKSGRERRFQAILPLRGKILNVEKAELNKSLKNAEIRSMIAAIGAGVDGSGDQLRFDVEQLRYHKIIIMTDADMDGGHITTLLLTFFFRYMKPVVEQGHLYIAQPPLYRITVGRQKTGEYLYNDDELRQHVARANKEGKKFEIQRFKGLGEMNADQLWETTMNPETRVLKQVAIEDLLVANEIFEDLMGSDVAPRKVFIQENARFAEITV
- a CDS encoding biotin transporter BioY codes for the protein MTQVTHPTLAGTLAPAPSALRDLFLIAGGALLMGLIAQAEIPLQPVPVTLQTLGVLLIGAALGWKRGFAALALYLAMGAAGLPVFAGGSAGIAKFAGPTAGYLLSYPFAAAAVGYLVERFALDRRPLGAAAAMLVASVIIYALGLTWLGAVSGMQGQTLLNAGLTPFLLGDALKIGLAAVLLPAAWAFVRK